Below is a genomic region from Castanea sativa cultivar Marrone di Chiusa Pesio chromosome 2, ASM4071231v1.
AGGTTATGTGTTTGTGGTTGAGTACAAGAAAAGAGTGGATAATAAAGTTGTTGATGCCCTTTCTAGACAGTTTGAAGCCATTTTTGGAGCTGATTCTGACCAATTGGGTAGCAATGGTGCTTCTGTGGGGTGTTTGTGTCTCTTATCAGTTCCAAGCCCAACCTAGTTACTCATTCTCAAGGATAGTTACTCATCTCATGCTGAAATTCAGCATATCATTCAGTCAATCCAGTCTGGTGCTTCTCCAAAAGGTTTCACTTTTCAAAATGATTTGCTCTTTTACAAAGGGACGTTTCATTTGGGTTCTACTTGTCCTTTAAAGGTTCATATTCTACAACATGTGCATAGTAGTCCATTGGCTGGACATTCTGGCTTTCTTAAGTCCTATCAAAGAGCTAAGAGGGAATTCTTTTGGCATGGCCTGAAAAAGGATCTCAAGCAGTTCATTAAGGAGTGTGATGTATGTCAAAGGGTGAAGTCAGTGACCTCTACTCCTGCTGGGTTGCTTCAACCTTTACCTATTCCTACCACTCCTTAGACTGATGTCAGTCTTGATTTTGTGGAAGGACTTCCCAAATCACAAGGCTTTAAGGTCATTCTTGTGGTAGTGGACAGGTTGACAAAATATGTTCATTTTGTGCTTGTTTCCCATCCCTACACTGCAACTAAGATTGCTTCTTTATATATGCATCATATCTTCAAGCTTCATGGTATGCCTATCTCAATGGTGAGTGATAGGGATGCTACCTTTACCTCTCTCTTTTGGACTAAACTATTCAGATTACAAGGCATTGATTTGGCCATGTCCACTACATACCATCCCCAATCTGATGGTCAAACCAAGGTGGGGAATAGGAGTTTAGAGCAATACTTGAGGGCCTTTACTTATGACAGACCTCATCAGTGGGCTAACTGGCTTCGCTTGGCAGAATTTTGGTTCAACACCAACTTTCACACCAGCCTTAAGCTCACTCCCTTTGAAGCACTCTATGGGTTCCCACCTCATAAACTACAAGCTTACATACCTGGTACCACTAGGGTGGATGTCCTAGACTCCTTACTCAGTCAAAGGCAGGAAGTATTGGCTACTCTCAAGGGTCACCTTCTGGCTGCACAAGAAAAGATGAAACTTCATGCTAATAAGCATAGGGTTGCAAGATTTTTTCAGTTTGGGTCTATCTCAGATTTCAACCATATAGGCAAAGGACCTTAGCTTACAAGGGGAAATGGAAGCTCTCACCTAGGTACTTTGGGCCTTTCCAAGTGATTCAACTAGTTGGTAAAGTGTCTTACAAGTTTGCATTAccaccaaaatccaaaattcaTCCTGTTTTTCATGTTTCCTGCTTAAAATTGAAGTTGGGTAGGTAAGTAACTCCTTTTCCTACACTACCACTAGTGGATGATACAGGGCAGCTTTGTTCTGAGCCCATTGTAATCTACGAACCAGAACAAAGTCCTTGAGAACCCGCGATGTTACTAAAGTGCTGGTTCATTGGTCAGGTTCTACTGTAGAGGAATCCACTTGGGAGTCCCTGCATCAACTCCAGATTTCTTTTCcccaccttgtgggcaaggtgctGTGAATGGGAGGGGTAATGATAGGTACCTGTAATTGTAACAATGCTAGACAACTGGGTTTAGGCAGTTAGGTAGTTAACGCAGTAGGCAATTAGGATGGAAGGGTAATTGACTTACGGTACTGATGATATGGATTGTATAAAAAGGAGAAGTTGTATTTTGTAAGGGAATGCCTAATAAGACTGAATtgattactctctctctctctctctccctgtcTTCTTCTTATGGAGGTCTGATCCCCTCAAAGTGATCAACAACATTCCAATAACCTTTCCTCACGCCCTAGGTTCTTAACAGCCGCGtcgagaaaagttctccgaaaagtccttacgggctttatcatcacagAACCTGGCATGAGAGGGGGTAGGATCAACAGAACAAGAAGATGAtgccctagaacgaagagggttccagGATGAAGTAGACTTGCTCTTTTTAGGTGCCATGAGCAAActaaccgagagagagagagagaaagatatgcAAAAAAGTACCAAACAGAGTTAATCAATAAGAAGGAAAGGAatggtacgtatgcatgaaaaatacatgaacatgtgacatgcaacaatAAGTACATCATAGGCTCAGcacaatccaatcctaccagcacacataATTTCAACatagtaaacacacatctataaTGCATGAAACAATGTGAAAATGCAattgtgatgcaatgcatgaacatatagGATCATTTAAGCAAAAACCAActcaaaaattttgcaaaaacctcatcaattttgaaaaatcccaaaatttttcaaaaacccctaAAACCTAGATCtatatgaatgaaatgcatgaaaaagaggaaaaagaggATCATACCAGAGATGGGAAGATCAATCTAGGCCGAAGATCCACTAGGTAagaggtttagagagagagaaaagtgtttgGAGAGGTGAAGGGTTAGAAACTATCAAGAGAGATCggagaaaatgagaaattatcGCAAGCTATATAAAGAAACACGAAGCTCAATggattgagaggtgtcgagaagctattgagcaCTAAATCTCCACAGATGAAGCTGTCGAGGTGTTATCGAGAGCTGTTCACAGCAAAGTGACCTCGATGGATCGGACTGCTATCGATCATCTATCGAGCAatcagaaactttctcgatggatcgagaaacTATCGAGATAAATTCTCAAAAACTTCGATAGATCAAGATTGCGATAACAGCTATCGAGAAAGAAGATCAAgaggctcgatagatagcttagCTATCGAGATGTATCAAGAAGATGTCAAGAAGTGcacaaaacagtttttcaaggaagagaaaaacacaaatgaatgcaatcaagcatgctactcaaccaaagatccaatcaacattttaagctctcaaaaacatctctaaaaaaatgacaatcATTTAGatctaaaacacacacacacacactaaacaagtctaaccaattttatagttcaaaaacaagtcaaaacagtttagtaagcatacattaacacatgtatcccttgtgatggccaaatcacattgtacctgcacatgtatcaaaagtagcaaagaatattgtgtgttgtgtgttaaaaatatcgcaagattgcataagtgtctacatgttatgacgatttgagatatgaaagaatcaatttaattcacacacaatcataactacttgatgggaactatcacctttgaggtacatcctataactcccacatctcctagaagacacgcttgcaatcatatataaaacattttgattctttttgcttttgatttctttgcatatttttcttttaagcataccatgcataggcatataagagagagaagaaaatacctaattatgttaagctcttgacattgcacttttgctatgtcgaagcatacagatATCATTTTATGATTGGCGAGCAACaatggtgagatagttatttatgcctttctcttaggattttttagaccttcctgtcaaaaagagtgatatgagagttaagtacaaaagattgcttaattttacttatcacaaacacgagccacaaaactcacttgcttagttgtgcattgaaatgcttatctaagctacaaaagatacaaagtttagaaaactttgttccAATGGCCATCctaggtacacaagtaccaatgtacacaaaacacacactgtttttgtatttttctaatttttcaattttttttatttatgaaaaaaaaaaaacaaaattgaaaacaaacaaacaataacatgctaaacaaagcaaagcataaaactaggctGACTCAAAACtagaaagcaaaacacataagtaatgcaagcaaaaaaaaaaaaaaagagggagagagagaaaagtgacaaAATCACTTCGAGCCTTTTTCcctccacaccttggaagaacctttccgtTTAGCAAACCCTTGATCTGGCGGCGAGAGGAAAGAATTAAAACCGTTCAAATTCGAAAGGAACAtaagggctttgagaagatctccaagataagcaaaagaggatggaaactgattctggttttcTGATGagatcatatatttttttgttgagtgactaaccacttatagcGATTAGGTCAAGTATGTCCAATCACTCCACATTGATAACAGAGATGCTACTTCTTCTGTTTAAACTTTTGATAATTACTCTTCTTAGCTCTAGggtttttagtctctttcttatcaagcttagggggtgctcctaagatagatttacctttGTCTATGTTCTTACTAGCTAAAACAGTTTTTACGTCATTATTCTTAGATTCAACATTATTAACAggtgaaacaaaaacagtagtactagaagaagtaatactagaagaagagaaatcataccctaaactggTTCAATCAAAAGCAAAATTCTAGAAGCTAAGCATCTCGTCAAGTTTTGCACTTAAAGTCCTCTCCAAACGAACTATGACTTGGAACAACTTTgtctcaagcttcttggtcttctcagccaagaaattgttctcaaaccgcAATGCTCCAATAGtatgattagcttcatcaaaatttgtggagatttcttcttgttcaagctccacatcactgagcttcttggtggccaacctatacaataTCTCATGCTTTTCTGAGACCTTGTACAATTTTGCATAagctgtatggatgtcatcttgttcatccatcttctcaaacttaaactccaccaattcctccTCTTCATCCACTGTTTAAttaatcccctcagtaggatttaTAGTGATAGTGAAGGCATTTTAGGATTCCATCATCCTTATTATCCGAGTCATCCTCAAACTCGGTGCCACTCAAGATTACAGCAAGGGCCTTGCTTTTTCCAATGGTCTTAAGATATGttgggcactcttgtttcatgtgtctaAAGCCTTGACATCTGAAACACTTAGGTCCgaagggaacagtgtactgaccgtcatccctagcatccttcctccctttatcttggctttTTAACTGAGATGAATTGGACTACTTGCGGTCTTTGTCAAATCCTTTaacattggcattcttcataaactttttgaactgcCTTGTGATATTGgatttcatcttagaatcttcatcatcagaagactcaTCCTTGTCACTGTTTTTGGCCTCTAATGCCATGCATTTACCTTTACTAGATTTCTCAATCCTtatcaaacccaactcataggtttaCAGGTTGCCAACcaactctgtcaaaggaattttatcaatgccctttgattcctcaattgcggtgatcttggcatagagatctgagcacctttctaacAATTTTGGGTTTGGGAATGGTTTCCTCAAGATTAAAGGCTAagtttactatgtccttgagcttggcatagaactcatcgaacgactcatcctcctacatcttgatttctttaaaGCTTGTAGTAAGCCTCTGAAGTTTTGAATCCTTAACTGCCTTAGTTctttcataggttgtctagaggatggttcatgcttcctttgcagtttcagtagaggatatcttcttaaactcctcattcaTGAacgcactgaataaagcattcaatacCCTGCTATTGAAGTTAGCCGCTTTGATCTTTGCATCGTCCCAATCAGCTGGCACTTCCTTAGGCTTGGTCCAACCTATCTCTATCGCttgccacactttttcatctaatgattgtaagaaagctctcatgtgtactttctagtatgcatagttagtgccatcaactaaatgaggtataataagagaatgtcctctatccatgacaaacaggggtcaatggatcacacagcaaagattaaaacttaATCAAGGTgtgcctgctctaataccacttgataggccaagaatgtattgacccctttggtaactcaatcaattaatttagccaaatgaaattaattagattcaattacatgtaatacgcatggtagcacaaacaaatcaccaactaagttaaatgcagcgaaaaataaagttaacatggtgatttgtttacgaatggggaaaacctccaaagcaaaaactccaccggatgattttaaggtcaccactcccaaaaatccattattatcacaacaagcgattacaagtaaagaaatcttagtaccttataccaacctacagttgaatccttaccccaatacccaattggacttgttctgtagtgacaatctctcatttaaTATGCACGGCtcacagtacgtgactaaccaatcgaagCACATAtttaagtacatgactaacataccaacttgagaaggatgtcgactgcaaagttcttcagttcatccacacgatgaagatcaagaaactccttggttacaaaaccctacggcgtacaaatgcagcagcttcttcacgAGAAAGATGAAATAGGGCATATGTCTCTAGTCACAATATGCTTTTAGAAAACCTTTTGCATTTACTTGCATCATCTTAGActgcccttaaaataattcttatatatgtttattgttgtgagaaaagaaagcctaaacacatacacatggatatgagtgaaatcaaatctgaaaaactaattttcgtaaatctcgatagatagggtatttgtcgagcagctgtcaaaCATCGGACTAAATTTGCATTGGACTAAATTTgcattttaaatctcgatagatgctaactgtcgagttttaaaatacagCACTTCGTCACTTGTTTCTTTCACAGATTTGTATgattttaactcttgacttgcacaacatgtttcttgaagacttaaaccatcctagatgtGTAGCAAAGAGAGCACTTAGCCTTTTTGTTTCCTCATCTACTTTAAGCTTCTTCTCCATGTCTGGTAAGGTCTCACTATCACAATTAGCTTCCTCAGTTTTACGCTTTAGGCCTTTACTTCCAATAGGGACGTCCACCATCATCTCTAAAATGGGCCTGCTCGTAAGCCTAGTCCACTGccctttttttggttcttttatgATCAGGGGCCCATCTGTTGATTTACCTTTTTCACCTCtccttttttgaatttttttccttttcctgaTTTCGCGCCCTTACATTTCTCCTTAGTTTTAGCCCACCCTATTGAAAACCATGCATTCCCCACATCACCATCAGAGTTTTCAGGAAAGTGATTAACCTGCTCATTTAAATGACCCGCTACTCTCTCCAATAAATCAGCTAGCTCCTCCCTCCCCTCTCTCCTTAAACTACTTCCTTTGATCTCGTGAACAATTTCAGCAACAATAGGATTTGAATTGAGTTGACCCTCAAAGAGATCCTTATCAATTTCCTCTATTATAGCCTCAAAATCCGTAGGtttttggttcaaatttgaactccCGTTAATCCCAAAGGAAtccaaatttgaatctaattaaGCTCGTCCTTCGGCCACCATTAGCCCCTCCACCGTTCAGTTGTCCTCCCCCACCACACCCATCACATCCCCGTTGGTTAATAATGGAGGATTACTACTACCTGTCTTATATTGCTGGCCCAACCCACTAGCACTAACTTTGAAGCTTGGTTCTTTATGCCCTTCGCTTCGAAAACCTTCACCTCTATGGACCTTCGTCTTGTCGGACTAAAAGGACTAGCTCTAATCCAATGCCCAAATTGTTGTTAATCCATCGAGAGGGTGCCCTTGCTTTTTAGCCATATTTCACAGTCCTTGTCATCATGCCATAACATGCCACACCAAAAACATAGATTAGGCAGCCGTTCATACTAGAAAGAAACCCAACCCTCCTGACTTTCCCCAAACGTTACTCTCCTCCCCTGACAAAGTGGACAAGTAGTATCAACTGTAACTCAGACACGCATGAACGTACCACCCTCCATTTCAGTTAAGTCTTGTGGAGAAGTAACTGGCCCAATAGTCTCCCCAACTTCCAACGCAATCTCTTGGGTCATGAACTAGAAAGGAATATCATGAATCTGAGTCCAAAACTTACAGAACTTGAATTCTAGCTCCTTCACCGACTTACTACCATCAAAGCGTTGTATTACCACTAAGTGCCTATCATATGCCCATGGTTCACCCAGAATGACTTTTTCTGCATCCACCTTCAAATTGAAGGCAAATAAAAGAAGATTATTTCCCACGTTTGTACTGTGAAAACCCTCCTTTGTACGCCATAGGGGTCGAAAAGTACGTGCCATTGCCTCCATATTTAAAGCTCTCTTCGTATaaaattttgttgctaaaaCAAACCCTGATGCTTGGCGTTTCTTCGACAAAACAACCTTCCTACCCTCCCTCACATATAGAGATAGATTATCACATCTGCGAGTTAGGTCTTCCATCCCTACTCTAAATTGTTTCCCCACCCCACATAAGGAAAAAACCCTAGCCCTACTAGTAACAGTATTACTATAGGGAAGCAAACCTCTTTCTCGAAGagaaatgaaacaaaaatactAAAGACTAGAACCAAGAAAGCATAGCCCCCTTAGCCTCTAGGCCGAGaactattttttgtttgggaCTTGGAGAGGATATGTTTTACTTTGAGCATAACTTTGACATAAGGATAAGGTAGAGTAATGTCAATTACAAAAGAGCATCTATTTAAAGATTATGATTCAAAGTTTTAAACTGAAATGAatctaatttagattttaccaacttgttttactaaaaataaaaagattatatCTACTTATTAACTCTAGTTTAATTTTATCATAGTTAAATTTTAGATAACTCGCCATAAAATTGTGGCAAATTATCTATCCTAGTAATACTCGGTCGCACTTCTAAACCCTAGAGTCATTCTCTACTCAAATTATACGGAGTAGGATTTAAATAGACACCCTCAGTTGAAACGGATAAGACTTTCAAGTGAAAATCGGATGAATCCAAGACCACTAGCACTCACTCTGATCTCTGACCCAATCAACATTCTTTCCGAAATTCTCATCAATCACACACTTTCCGAATCCCATAACTATGGGACCACCTTAGTTCGCTGCACTCTCAAACACCTGAGTCCCACCCTTCACTGTACAACCTCCCCCCAACAACCTCAAAAATTCACAACAGAGGAGAGGACAGAGCTCacagaaaaatcagaaaatggcAACAACAAAAGTGAAACCAACCATTCTCGTCGTCCTATTATGTTTTCTCGTCACCATTACCTTATCATCTCAGCCGTCCCTCGCATCACAGCCTTCCAAATCCAACCGTCCCTCCTCCAAATGGGCCCCACGCTTCCTCGGCAGATTCTCACAACCACCGAATCAGCAGCAACAGTACCGATACGAAACCAAGTACTTTTCGCAACGACTCGACCACTTCAGCTTCTCCGAGCTCCCAAATTTTCCGCAGCGGTACCTCATCAACACCGAGAGCTGGGTGGGCCCGGAGCGCCTTGGGCCCATCTTCTTCTACTGTGGCAATGAGGGAGACATCGAATGGTTCGCCGAAAACACCGGCTTCGTCTGGGAAATCGCTCCTCGTTTCGGTGCCATGGTCGTTTTTCCCGAAGTGAGAACTTAGTTATAATTCGAAATTTCTTTGTTGATGTTATCGTCTCTGTTAGAAATATTAAGAGGGTGTCTATTGGCGTGAAATTTCATGTTATTAATATTGGAAGTGTAATTACTTAGTCGTAAGAGGTTGTTTGATTAGAATGTAAAATGTGTGATTGAGGTTGAATCAATTTTGATGGGCAGCACCGGTACTATGGTGAATCGATGCCGTATGGAAGTATAGATGTGGCATATAAGAATGCCACTACCTTATCCTATCTTACGGCTGGCCAAGCCCTCGCTGATTTCGCCGTGTTGATTAGGGAGCTGAAGCGAAATTTGTCAGCGGAGGCTTGTCCTGTGGTGTTATTTGGTGGATCCTATGGTGGAAGTAAGTGAAATGTTGTTATTTGTGGcacaacttttttgtttttggtgaaaTAGTTATGTACATTGATAGTCTTTTTGCTTGGAAAGGAAGAAATGATGTTTGCAATTGCATTCTTTTCTATAAATGTTTGCTAATATGTGTAGTATTGGTCGATTGAATAAAGGAATATGTATTGGGTGTGAGTGTCATCTAGAAATGTTCTTATATGATCTCTTTTTGAATTGAAACAGTGTTGGCCTCATGGATGAGGCTCAAGTATCCTCATGTTGCGATTGGTGCACTGGCTTCTTCGGCACCAATTCTTCAGTTTGAAGATATTGTGCCGCCAGAAACATTTTACGACATTGTTTCCAATTCTTTCAAGGTTTGTGTTACTCTGCACCTTTTGTTTTCATCTTTGTTatactatttttgtttatataaatgTGCTGCATTATAACTATGTTACTTGCTTTATTTCAACAGCGTGAAAGTACAAGCTGTTTTAACACAATAAAGGAATCCTGGGATGCATTAGTATCCGAGGGTCAAAAAAATGATGGACTCCTGAAATTGACTGAAACTTTCCACTTATGTCGGTAAGCAAAAGAAGTAAACAATGTATGCCCTATTGGTTTATTAGCTAATGATGATAGAAGATAtgcagagtttttttttttttttgggtatgttgTGTCTTAACTGATCGGAGGCAGTTGACAGGAAATTAAACAAGACACAAGATCTGGCAGACTGGTTAGATTCTGCTTATAGTTATTTGGCAATGGTGAACTACCCTTATAGCGCCAATTTTATGATGCCTTTGCCTGGTCATCCCATAAGAGAGGTTAGTTGGGAGTTATGATACAATTTGTAAAATATCTAATGGGCTGTACACACATATACGGAGGTTTTCATACTCTTAACTGTAAGTCCTTCCATACCTATTATTTGCCACACCCTATACTAAAAGGCTAGACGCCACTCTGCAATACATAGTATGTCAATGTtctgtaatattgtttaaatttctCTAGGACCAGCTATTTTCTAAGTGAGAATCTCTTCCTGTCCATCATTCTTTCAAGTTTCGATgaatatagaatttttatcaTACTACTTTCTGTATAAATTTGAACCTGTATGCTTTTAAGCATTCTAATTTTGATGTAGCTCTAAGTCTGTTTGTCTATGGCCTCATCACTGCTTTTTGAAAAGTCATCTGAATTCTATACTGTCAGGGTATGCTTCAAAAGCTTTGCATTTTGTTATTAt
It encodes:
- the LOC142624751 gene encoding uncharacterized protein LOC142624751, with protein sequence MATTKVKPTILVVLLCFLVTITLSSQPSLASQPSKSNRPSSKWAPRFLGRFSQPPNQQQQYRYETKYFSQRLDHFSFSELPNFPQRYLINTESWVGPERLGPIFFYCGNEGDIEWFAENTGFVWEIAPRFGAMVVFPEHRYYGESMPYGSIDVAYKNATTLSYLTAGQALADFAVLIRELKRNLSAEACPVVLFGGSYGGMLASWMRLKYPHVAIGALASSAPILQFEDIVPPETFYDIVSNSFKRESTSCFNTIKESWDALVSEGQKNDGLLKLTETFHLCRKLNKTQDLADWLDSAYSYLAMVNYPYSANFMMPLPGHPIREVCRKIDSLPDGTSTLKRIFEGISVYYNYTGDVDCFEVDAEDPHGLDGWNWQACTEMVMPMSSSKDVSMFPTFDYNYSSFQEECWKDFSVKPRPRWITTEFGGHDIKTTLKNFGSNIIFANGLLDPWSGSSVLQNISETIVALNTEEGAHHIDLRAATAEDPDWLVEQRATEIKLIEGWINNYHQEKKAIFNM